From Micromonas commoda chromosome 3, complete sequence, a single genomic window includes:
- a CDS encoding predicted protein, translating into MMQEMLCSPIITEALVKNSAKPTGLISQLKSPHRMTGREKETTMTVTMMKCFVSDPTAMGSKVGTWQMTSPR; encoded by the coding sequence ATGATGCAGGAAATGCTCTGCTCGCCGATAATCACCGAAGCGCTCGTCAAAAATTCCGCAAAGCCCACTGGGTTGATTTCGCAGCTGAAGAGCCCTCATCGGATGACGGGGCGGGAGAAGgagacgacgatgacggtgaCGATGATGAAATGTTTTGTGTCCGACCCAACGGCGATGGGATCCAAGGTTGGGACATGGCAAATGACAAGTCCCCGGTAA
- a CDS encoding predicted protein (Encodes a Squamosa-promoter-binding protein (SBP).): protein MRDENDIGAQEPEEQDENPPASPRSEPAANAFGPGGFQEDAPEEGEKRVPIGDASADAAGSPVEPAKEPEGNTVDQEQSAGAQPVVAANSADASDPSDAAAPDNTLRTAQHAILLRQQAIKYKGCCQVDDCLNPRKQPTANSRMPLTCAEHNGMLSLTYGGEASRECQACRAFHPVSAFDRDNKTCETRLLRKKLRYRAKTLQQRDEHRGQVGKQKARRHEAALQAVAAATAQPGVGVGLGQFSHLQGPAGFMLPFGGKFLGVAHKDGGADALAAARESIASVNPYGMFPGLTHMPFGQGAVEGSAAAAASAFAASFGTGLGGDDNKIAIPQPGGINLQSLAGFPTRSNPAELAESSPAAAQAYLAALVQGNTGLSALALQGAGLTGGIPGLAGLQNPDVLANLARQNNLQEQVAALRANHMLRIAQAAEMQASVAMANSRSTGGDILNRQNLYPHLASDPAQAGCSIM, encoded by the coding sequence ATGCGCGATGAAAATGACATCGGCGCGCAGGAACCCGAGGAACAGGACGAaaacccgcccgcgtcgccccgctcgGAGCCAgcggcgaacgcgttcgGCCCGGGGGGCTTCCAAGAGGACGCCCCCGAGGAGGGTGAGAAGCGCGTCCCgatcggcgacgcctccgcggacgccgcgggttcTCCGGTCGAGCCCGCCAAAGAACCCGAGGGTAACACGGTGGATCAGGAGCAGTCCGCCGGGGCGCAACCCGTCGTTGCTGCGAACTCggccgacgcgtcggatCCCTCGGACGCTGCGGCCCCCGACAACACGCTGAGGACGGCTCAGCACGCGATCTTGCTGCGACAGCAGGCGATCAAGTACAAGGGTTGCTGCCAGGTGGACGACTGCTTGAACCCCCGTAAGCAGCCCACGGCGAACAGTCGCATGCCCTTGACCTGCGCGGAACACAACGGGATGCTGTCGTTGACttacggcggcgaggcgagcagAGAGTGCCAGGCGTGCCGCGCCTTCCACCCGGTGTCCGCCTTTGATCGCGACAACAAGACGTGCGAGACCCGCCTGCTGCGCAAGAAGCTGAGGTACAGAGCCAAGACGCTGCAGCAGCGCGACGAACATCGCGGGCAGGTTGGGAAACAGAAGGCAAGGCGCCACGAAGCCGCGCTGCAGGCGGTAGCGGCAGCGACTGCGCAGCCTGGGGTTGGTGTGGGCCTCGGCCAGTTCAGCCACCTCCAGGGTCCTGCAGGTTTTATGCTCCCCTTCGGGGGCAAGTTCCTTGGAGTCGCGCACAAGGACGGAGGCGCTGACGCGTTGGCAGCGGCTCGCGAGAGCATCGCATCAGTAAACCCGTATGGTATGTTTCCGGGTCTCACTCATATGCCCTTTGGACAGGGTGCAGTGGAGGGTTCCgcagcagccgcggcgagtgcCTTCGCGGCAAGCTTCGGCAcgggactcggcggcgatgacaaCAAGATCGCCATTCCTCAGCCCGGAGGAATCAACCTTCAATCTCTCGCCGGTTTTCCTACCAGATCCAACCCCGCGGAACTCGCCGAGTCCtcccctgccgccgcgcaggcgtaCCTCGCGGCCTTGGTTCAGGGTAACACCGGGTTGAGTGCCCTCGCACTGCAGGGTGCTGGGCTCACGGGTGGTATCCCTGGCCTCGCTGGACTTCAGAACCCTGACGTTCTCGCGAATCTTGCTCGGCAGAATAATTTACAGGAGCAAGTCGCAGCTCTCAGGGCGAACCATATGCTCAGAATAGCGCAGGCTGCGGAGATGCAGGCATCAGTGGCAATGGCCAACTCGCGCTCAACGGGAGGAGACATTTTGAACCGCCAGAACCTTTATCCACACCTTGCGAGCGACCCCGCCCAGGCTGGGTGCAGCATCATGTGA
- a CDS encoding predicted protein codes for MKLSSSSNALKRRAGGLVAVVYVSEGKDADAVNVLQTVAEKACQQHGTRVLNVFRDDEYNRTGFTLGVGVASVAGHATPSVEPLKQSALALTEQALKTIDLRNHSATHPRCGAVDHISCHAVGDAPDDLAAQLAKCLGEGIGDRLKVPVLLYGLASSTGTQLADLRRKYGYFRRTSQDVGWSGAHRVGDGQVEADYGPSTIPPESGILMLGATRWVCNYNVPIVLGKCGVDADAADALAVARRLARQLSERGGGLPGVQAMALTHMIDAMGSTIEVACNLLDPSTCGPDAVQAEVERLFGEEGEFGWTVKRGYVTNLTPEDMLQQLVPLR; via the coding sequence ATGAAACTGTCCTCTTCGTCGAATGCTCTTAAACGGAGAGCTGGAGGGCTGGTGGCTGTGGTGTACGTGTCCGAGGGCAAAGACGCCGATGCCGTTAACGTCCTGCAGACCGTCGCTGAGAAGGCCTGCCAACAGCACGGCACCCGTGTTTTGAACGTGTTCAGAGACGACGAGTACAACCGCACAGGCTTTACATTGGGTGTCGGCGTGGCTAGCGTCGCGGGTCACGCTACCCCGTCTGTCGAACCGCTGAAGCAaagcgcgctggcgctgacCGAGCAGGCGCTGAAAACCATAGATCTTAGGAACCACTCCGCGACTCACCCGAGGTGCGGAGCGGTCGATCACATCAGCTGTCACGCTGTAGGCGATGCGCCCGACGACTTGGCAGCGCAGCTCGCCAAATGTCTCGGCGAGGGAATTGGCGATCGTCTGAAGGTTCCGGTACTTCTTTACGGTCTCGCCAGTTCCACGGGGACTCAGCTCGCCGACCTTCGGCGCAAGTACGGATACTTCAGGCGCACTTCTCAAGATGTGGGCTGGTCAGGAGCTCACCGCGTAGGAGATGGACAAGTCGAGGCGGATTATGGGCCTTCGACAATACCCCCTGAATCGGGAATACTCATGCTCGGCGCCACGCGTTGGGTGTGCAACTACAACGTGCCGATTGTGCTGGGGAAGTGCGGGGTCGACGCAGACGCTGCAGATGCCCTGGCAGTTGCGCGGCGGCTGGCCAGGCAATTGAgcgagcgaggaggcggGCTCCCGGGCGTACAAGCGATGGCACTGACCCACATGATCGATGCTATGGGCTCTACTATCGAGGTTGCGTGCAATCTGTTGGACCCTTCGACGTGCGGCCCAGACGCGGTGCAGGCAGAGGTCGAGCGACTGTTCGGTGAGGAAGGTGAGTTCGGGTGGACCGTCAAGCGCGGATATGTCACGAATTTGACCCCGGAGGACATGTTACAGCAACTAGTACCGTTACGTTAA
- a CDS encoding predicted protein produces the protein MSAVHVRHPPHRSGLSSGSRSRSPLCPVATSSMRRSRESKPDARSAAAELCSRCELLVQRIESFALMRPDIEGIDKLARAALRERDFAASLIDSPDPARGIQGCENNLRGLSLELECAEWAPGVTAVRKRFATRPPSLGAKFGDEEVVEVDVVAQEGLLWIECKAESKTLSSNIVPQALSMKRVSKASCNRRCFGKAPKIVVYATGTLGDIEAGFLSDAGISVLSALDAKTEYLPKLPSPTKMANLDITALFALVSEVTNGGATKPISEEITSWAERKPQHAACLRAEMNEPLNLAAELAGYDSLIAHPSVIERFHDILHTVGGPKEHQRWEETWQPRIKVVSPREDGDVKAEGIAEERSLERAAQVRSLSRLSPQQLDPFELGEVAMARTFTANGRAVSSAAEQGVLLETYVHRAVWLVGL, from the coding sequence ATGTCTGCAGTACACGTACGGCATCCTCCGCATCGATCCGGCCTTTCCTCTGGCTCTCGCTCGCGTTCTCCTCTGTGCCCGGTTGCGACTTCTTCCATGCGAAGGAGCAGGGAGAGCAAGCCGGACGCGAGGTCAGCAGCAGCTGAGCTGTGCAGCAGGTGCGAATTGCTGGTTCAGCGGATCGAGTCTTTCGCCTTGATGAGGCCCGATATCGAGGGAATCGACAAGCTCGCGCGTGCCGCCCTTCGCGAGCGGGAtttcgccgcgagcctgaTAGATTCTCCGGACCCAGCTCGAGGCATCCAGGGCTGTGAGAACAACCTCAGGGGGCTAAGTTTGGAGCTCGAGTGCGCTGAGTGGGCGCCTGGTGTGACGGCCGTGCGTAAACGATTCGCGACTAGGCCGCCGTCTCTCGGTGCAAAGTTTGGGGACGAAGAAGTGGTGGAGGTGGACGTGGTGGCACAGGAGGGTTTGCTGTGGATTGAGTGTAAGGCGGAGAGCAAAACCCTCTCGAGCAACATCGTCCCGCAGGCGCTTTCCATGAAGAGGGTTTCGAAGGCGTCTTGCAACCGTCGATGCTTCGGAAAGGCACCAAAGATTGTGGTTTATGCGACGGGTACTCTCGGAGATATTGAGGCAGGCTTCCTGAGTGACGCGGGAATCTCCGTCCTcagcgccctcgacgccaaaACAGAATATCTGCCAAAGTTACCCTCGCCGACAAAGATGGCAAACCTTGACATCACAGCGCTATTCGCCCTCGTATCCGAGGTGACGAACGGAGGGGCGACAAAACCAATTTCCGAGGAAATTACTTCTTGGGCCGAACGCAAGCCGCAACATGCCGCGTGTCTCCGTGCTGAGATGAACGAGCCCCTCAACCTTGCGGCCGAGCTGGCGGGATACGACAGCTTGATTGCCCACCCGAGCGTGATTGAACGCTTTCACGACATACTCCACACCGTGGGTGGTCCAAAAGAACATCAAAGGTGGGAAGAAACTTGGCAGCCTCGGATAAAGGTGGTATCCCCACGCGAGGATGGAGACGTAAAGGCAGAGGGCATAGCTGAGGAGCGCAGCTTGGAAAGGGCTGCGCAGGTCCGGAGCCTGAGTCGCTTGTCGCCACAACAGCTCGACCCATTCGAGCTGGGCGAGGTTGCAATGGCTCGAACTTTTACCGCAAATGGCCGCGCGGTGTCGAGCGCAGCGGAACAGGGAGTTCTTCTCGAGACATACGTGCATCGTGCCGTATGGCTTGTGGGACTCTGA
- a CDS encoding predicted protein: MVATGHTYDRPSIKRWLEQGHKTCPVTGSRLRNLDLLPNFALRSAISEWAAANNVKLNDRQLTSVTEKAVGGTDGESDAQTSPHCVLEGHEEIVWAVEATDGHLFSASADKSIRAWDTKTRRCVHVLEEHTRPVLSLVVSQLHGKLFSGSYDCSICVWDLVTFRRIKSLHGHTDAVRSLAVAGDTLFSASYDSTLRAYDINTLKPLKVLEGHTGPVRTLTVLGAHLFSGSYDYTVRVWHTETLEPVHVLEGHTDAVRALAASPVPELKYIFSGSDDNSVRVWDANTFKCVSVFQGHEDNVRVLTADSRYLYSGSWDKTIRVWDTQSLECVRVLEGHMEAVLALTVMRGHLISGSYDTTVRFWNTETFQCVGKFEGHDDAVRVLTSTGEDAESVYSGSYDGSIGFWSLPAPTSNTRAPATR, from the coding sequence ATGGTTGCCACCGGCCACACGTACGATAGGCCTAGTATCAAGCGCTGGTTGGAGCAGGGGCACAAGACGTGTCCGGTCACGGGCAGTCGCCTCAGAAACTTGGACCTTCTGCCCAACTTCGCGCTTCGTAGCGCTATTTCGGAGTGGGCGGCCGCGAATAACGTCAAGCTCAACGACAGGCAGCTCACGAGCGTGACTGAGAAGGCGGTTGGGGGCACCGACGGCGAGTCCGACGCGCAGACCAGCCCTCACTGCGTGCTCGAGGGGCACGAGGAGATCGTAtgggcggtggaggcgacgGATGGGCACCTGTTtagcgcctccgcggacaAGTCGATCCGCGCTTGGGACACCAAGACGCGCCGGTGCGTGCACGTGCTGGAGGAGCACACCAGGCCAGTGCTCTCGCTGGTGGTGAGTCAACTGCACGGCAAGCTCTTCTCTGGATCCTACGACTGCAGCATATGCGTGTGGGACCTCGTCACATTCAGGCGCATAAAGTCCCTGCACGGACACACGGACGCCGTACGTTCGTTGGCGGTGGCTGGGGACACGCTCTTCAGTGCCTCGTACGATTCAACCCTACGGGCGTACGACATCAACACGCTGAAGCCCCTCAAGGTGCTGGAGGGTCACACCGGCCCGGTGCGTACACTCACCGTCCTTGGCGCGCACCTGTTCTCGGGTTCGTACGATTACACCGTGAGGGTGTGGCACACGGAGACTTTGGAGCCCGTGCACGTGCTCGAGGGTCACACCGATGCGGTCAGGGCACTCGCGGCATCGCCAGTGCCTGAGCTCAAGTACATCTTCTCAGGATCGGACGACAACTCCGTCCGGGTATGGGACGCGAACACGTTCAAGTGCGTGAGCGTTTTCCAGGGCCACGAGGATAACGTGAGAGTACTGACAGCGGACAGCCGCTACCTTTACAGCGGCTCATGGGACAAGACTATCCGTGTTTGGGACACTCAGTCGCTTGAGTGTGTTCGCGTGCTGGAGGGCCACATGGAGGCTGTGTTGGCGCTCACGGTGATGCGAGGCCACCTGATTAGTGGGTCCTACGACACCACTGTCAGGTTTTGGAACACGGAAACGTTCCAGTGTGTGGGGAAGTTCGAAGgtcacgacgacgcggttcGAGTGCTCACCTCCACGGGGGAGGATGCCGAGAGCGTGTACAGCGGGTCCTACGACGGGAGCATCGGGTTCTGGTCGCTGCCCGCACCGACCTCCAACACGCGAGCACCTGCAACACGCTGA